A single region of the Ornithodoros turicata isolate Travis unplaced genomic scaffold, ASM3712646v1 ctg00000911.1, whole genome shotgun sequence genome encodes:
- the LOC135375648 gene encoding ankyrin-1-like yields MGTHTDDPDIDDVDTEMIDDDGNTKLLIEAEEGNVEAVEIHLSHSSVCFTDEGENTALHWSARKGHTNLVKLLIPFYTSVDVINVNRMTPMHVCASNGHLDIVKLLLLRSRLSSRDKGGRTPLHLACESDAIDIVNFLLPHSFPNMGDGFGYTCCAFSAKRSKMNVLRCLIPHSLMNCPDCIGQSLTQTCANYYMREELVTLLPYSCDDDGANLLPIHPLSFWEDDISIIRTPCLKHMVLHSSVTAVDACFRETPNYIGMCNVFIDPILRRKKTERSLFLNYISLLLPHASISAYEDKGKKLLKASPRACNIGPILAVSLAYYQTCVAQPIYWSNVTYIGCQSWTDM; encoded by the coding sequence ATGGGCACACACACCGATGATCCCGACATTGACGATGTCGACACGGAAATGATCGACGACGATGGCAATACGAAGTTGCTAATAGAAGCAGAGGAAGGAAACGTGGAAGCTGTTGAGATTCATCTCTCACATTCATCCGTATGCTTTACAGACGAAGGAGAGAATACTGCATTGCACTGGAGCGCGAGGAAGGGACACACGAATCTGGTGAAGCTTCTCATTCCTTTTTATACATCAGTGGACGTGATCAATGTGAATCGAATGACGCCCATGCATGTGTGCGCCTCAAATGGACACCTCGACATTGTAAAGTTATTATTACTCCGCTCTAGATTGAGTTCCCGTGACAAGGGTGGAAGGACACCTCTTCACTTGGCCTGTGAAAGTGATGCCATTGACATCGTGAACTTCCTTCTTCCCCACTCATTCCCTAATATGGGCGACGGGTTCGGTTACACATGCTGCGCTTTTTCCGCAAAAAGAAGCAAAATGAATGTTCTGAGATGCCTTATCCCACACTCTCTTATGAACTGTCCTGACTGCATAGGCCAATCGCTAACGCAAACCTGTGCAAATTATTATATGAGAGAAGAACTGGTGACATTATTGCCATATTCTTGTGACGATGACGGTGCGAATTTATTGCCGATTCACCCACTGTCGTTTTGGGAGGACGATATCAGTATAATAAGAACGCCTTGTCTGAAACATATGGTTCTCCACTCAAGTGTCACGGCAGTAGATGCGTGTTTCCGTGAAACACCCAACTACATTGGAATGTGTAATGTATTTATTGATCCAATCCTGCGTCGAAAAAAGACTGAGAGATCACTATTCCTGAATTATATTTCTCTCTTGCTTCCGCACGCAAGTATTTCTGCTTATGAGGATAAAGGCAAGAAACTATTAAAAGCTTCACCACGGGcttgcaacattggaccaatattggcagtttcATTGGCGTATTACCAGACCTGTGTTGCACAGCCTATATACTGGAGCAACGTAACTTATATTGGCTGCCAATCTTGGACCGATATGTGA